Below is a window of Shinella sp. PSBB067 DNA.
CTGGTGGATCTCGACGAGGCTGGGACCCTCGCGTTCCGCCGCCCGCTCCAGCGCCGCCGGCAGGTCCTTCACGTCGGCGAGCCGCTCGGAAGGCACGCCGTAGGCGGTGCCGATGGCGATGAAATCGGGGGCGGAGGGTTTTACGCCCTCGGGCGTGATGCCAGCCTCGACCATGTAGTTCTCGATCTCCTGGTAGCCGTCATTGTTCCAGACGAGGAAGATCACGCGCGCCCCGGCATCCGCCGCCGAGCCGATCTCCGACAGCGAGAATTGCAGCCCGCCGTCGCCGACGAGGCAGATGATCGGCGCATCGGGTTCGGCCAGCGCCGCGCCGACGGCGGCGGGCGGGGCATAGCCGAGCGCGCCGTAGCCCGTCGCGGCGTTGAACCAGCTTCGCGCGCGCGGCGCGTCGCAATAGTAGTTGCCGGCATAGACGGCCTGGGTCGAGTCGCCGACGATGATCGCCTTCGGCAGCGTGCGCCAGATCGCGTCGATGACGCCGATTTCCGTCTGCATCTTGGGCGTCAGTTCCTTCCAGGCCGCCTTGCGGGCGGCCTCGGCGCGAAACGCGCCCTCGCTGATCGCCTTGTGGCCTTCGAGGAAGCCGAGCATGCCGGCGGCCGCCGTCTTGGCGCTGGAGAAGATGGAAAGGCCTGACTGCGGCGTGCGGGCAAGCTGCGCCGCGTCGATGTCGACGCGGATCAGCGTCTTCAGCCGCGGGAAGCCGGCGTCGGCATTGATGTCATAGTCCGTCGGGCCGAATTCCGTGCCGAAGGCGACGACGAGGTCCGCATCGGCAAGAAGGCGGCGCACCGCCTTGAGGCTGGGACTGGCCGGCACGCGCAGCGGGTGGCCGGCGAGCATGCCGCGGGCGTTGACGGTGGTGATGACAGGTGCGCCGATACGCTCGGCAAGGTCGCGGATCTCTTCTTCCGCCGTCACCGCGCCGCCGCCGGCGAGGATGACCGGGCGCGAGGCGTTGGTGCAGAGGATCGCGGCACGCTGCAGCGTCTCCGCATCGGCGCGCGGGCGCGTGGCGACCGCGGCCGGGAAACTGCCGGTCTCGATGGGCTTGGCCATCACGTCCGTGGGAATCTCGATATGCACCGGGCCGGGGCGGCCGGAGAGCAGCACGGCGAAGGCGCGCTCGACGACGAGCGGCAGGTCGGCGGGATTGAGCAGCGTGTGCGAATAGAGCGCCAGCGTCTTCATCATGCCGTGCTGGTCCGGCAGTTCATGCAGCAGGCCGCGGCCGTGGCCGAGCGAATCGCGCTTGTTGACGCCTGATATCACCAGCATCGGCACGGAATCCTGCCGCGCCTGCGCCATCGCCGTGATGGTGTTGGTCAGGCCCGGGCCGGTGATGACGAGCGCCACGCCCGGTTTGCCGGAAACGCGCGCATAGCCGTCGGCCATGAAGCCCGCGCCCTGTTCGTGGCGCGGCGTGATGTGGCGGATCTTCGAGGCGGCAAGGCCGCGGTAGAGCTCCACCGTGTGCACGCCCGGAATGCCGAACACGACCTCGACGCCGTTGGCTTCCAGGAGGTCGACGAGAACTTCCCCGACGGTCTTCGTGGTCATGCGCAGCGCTCCTTGGGGCTCATGGATCGGGTGGCGAGCGCGCTCACGCGCCGGCAGGCTTCGTCTATATCGCCGTCGGGTACGGTAAGACTGAGGCGGATGAAGCCCTCCGCCTGCTCGCCGAAGGACGAGCCGGGCATGACGGCGACGAACTCCTCGCGCAGCAGCGCCCAGGCGAAGTCCTCGCCGCTCATGCCGGTATCCGAGACGTCGACCACGATGAACATGCCGGCTTCCGGCGGCAGCGGCACGAGGCCGGGCGCGCGGGAGAGCGCCTCGGCAAAGCGCGCGGCGCGCGCCTTGTAGCTCTGCCGCATCGTCGCGGCGGTCGGGATCGGGTTGTCGAGCGCATAGGCCGTCATGTCGGCGATGAAGGGCTGGCCGCCGAACAGCATGGTCTCGGAGACGGCGAGCAGCCGCGTGCAGAATTCCGCCGGGCCGATCGCCCAGCCGCTGCGAAAGCCCGGCGCGGCGTGCGACTTGGAGATGGAGGAGACGACGACGGTGCGCTCGGCAAGGTCGGGATTGTCGAAGGGCGAGGCGAAGGTGCCGTGGAAGACGAGCTGCTCGTAGACCTCGTCGCAGACGATCCAGAGGTCGTGCCTGCGGCAGACGGCGCCGATCTCGGCGATCTCCTCCGCCGTCAGCACCGCGCCGGTCGGGTTGTGCGGCGTGTTGAGCAGCAGCACGCGGCATTCCGGCGTGATGGCGGCCTCGAGGTCGGCCGCCTTCATGTGGAAGCCGTTTTCCGGGCGCAGCGGCACGGGCACGCATTGCGCCCCGGTGGAGCGGATGACGCCCTCGTAGCTGGCATAGAGCGGATCGCCGACGAGGACGGCATCGCCCGCCTCGACGAGGCCGAGCATCACGGCGAAGAGGGCGGTCTGCGTGCCGGGAAAGCACAAGACGTTCTCCGCGGTCACGTCGCTGCGGCGCTCCCGGTACTTGCGCACCAGCGCGCTGACGATGGCCGGCTCGCCCCGGCCGTTGGAATAGCGGTAGCGGCCGGCATGCATGGCGCGGACGGCCTCGGCCAGAAGCGTCGGGTCGGGCGCTACGTCCGGCTCGCCGATGGTCAGCTCGATGACGGGCTTGCCCTCGGCCTTCATGCGCCGCGCCTCGGCATGGATGGCCCACTTCTCCGAGCCGAGATTTTGAAGCCGGTCTGTGATGGATGCATAGCGCATGGCCGTTCTCCGTATGCGGATAATGCGGTAAAACAAAAAGCTGGAGCATTTCCGGTGAACCAGGGTTCACCGGAAATGCTCTAGTTCGCGGCGGGCTTGAAGGGCACGCCGAGAAGCGTCTCGATGGTGGCGAGCGCGATGCCGACGAGTTCGCTCTCGCCGAACAGCTCGCCGGCAAGGCAGCCCTCCAGCCATAGGCCGTCGAGCAGGCCGTTGATGGCGATAGCAAGCTGCCGGCAGCGTTCCGGCGAGGCGTCGACGCCGCGCTCGGTGAGGAAATCCGCCAAAAGACCTTCCAGCGCGTTGCGGAAGCCGAGATAGCCCTCGCGGTGGATGGCGGCAAGCTCGGGATCGACGCTGACGCGGCTGATGAACGAGGCCCAGAGCGAGAGGCTGCGGCTGTTGGCGACCGGCTCCGTCAGGTTGATGACGATGAAGTCGCGCAGCCGCGTTTCCGGATCGCCCGTCACCCGCTCGGCCTTTTCGGTGAGCCGGGCAATGACGATGCGGTAGGCCTCCTGGAGGATATGCTCCTTCGACTGGAAGTAATGCCGGATGAGGCCGGCCGTCACGCCCGCCTTGATGGCGATCTGCCGGACCGTCGCGCCTTGCAGGCCGTATTCGGCGATGCAGTCGAGCGTCGCCTCGATCAGGTCGTGGCGGCGTTCGGCTTCGGGAGCGCGATGAAAGGTCCGGCGGGCCATGAGTGCCTCTCCTATGCGGCCCGGCGCAGCACCGGCCGCGTCAGGCAGGTCGGGCCGCCCTCGCAGGCGATGCACAGTGCATCGGCTTCGAACGTCTCGACGGTGCAGCCGGCCGCTTCCATGGCCGCCCTGGTGGCGGGGAAGCCTTCCACCATGATGACCTCGTAGGGCCGGGTCGGCAGCACGTTGAGCGACAGTCCGTTGCTGGCGTGGAATTCTTCCGCCGGTGCCTCGATGAGGCGCACGCCGCGCTTCTTCAGGAGCTGGTAGAAGGCGGCCGGCAGCAGCGGCGCGAAGACGAGCGCGAGGTCCTTGGCGAGCGGGCTCATCACGCTCATCAGGTGGAGGCAGGCTTCCTCCCCCTGCCAGAGCGGCAGGTCGTAGGCGAGCACGGCGACGCCGTGCGGCGCGAGCATTTTCGTCAACTGGTCGATGCCTTCCTGGTTGGTGCGCACGCCGCGACCGACGACGAGGGTCTTCGCGTCGAGCCAGATGCAGTCGCCGCCCTCGACAGTGCCGTCGCCTTCGATGCGGCCGAGGATCGGGATCTGCCGTTCCGCATAGGCCTTTTCGTGCAGGGCCGTTTCGGAAACGCGCAGCGGCTTGCCCATGCGCAGCAGGATCGCGCCGTGGTCGGACATCAGCGACGGGTCGTGCGTGAACATGGCATCGGCCAGCCCGTCGCCGTCATCCTCCAGCCAGATGATCTCGGTGCCGGATTTTTCGACGAGGTCGGCGAAGGCCTTGTACTGGTGGACCGCGCGGGCGCCGTCGAAGGTCGGGCCGTAATGCCACTTGGCCGGATCGGCCGCCGCAAGGCTTGCGCCCGGACGGCGCATCAGCACGCGCTTCAGGGGGGCCGACATTTCCTGCGAACCGTAGGCGGTCATTCAATGCTCCTCAAGAAAATGGGTCGTGGACGGGCGCTGCCGGAAAAGTCAGCGGTGCAGCTATTATACGCTTGAATAATTTCTTAACAAGTGCCACGATGGGATCAACAAGACGAAACGACGGGCCGAAGACGCCCGCGGGAACGCTGAAAAACAGGGGAATTTGGCATGGCTCATGCATCGATTTTCCGTGCGCCGAGGGCAGCTCCGCGATGACGGAACGCGCCGAGGCAATCGCGGTCACGGACCTGCACAAGCGCTTCGGGCCGCTGGAGGTTCTCAAGGGCGTATCGCTGACCGCGCATGAGGGCGACGTCATCGCCATCATCGGCGGTTCGGGTTCCGGCAAGTCGACCTTCCTTCGCTGCATCAACATGCTGGAGCTGCCGAGCGCCGGCACGGTGACGATCCACGGCGAGACCATCGCCATGAAGAAGGACGGCCACGGCGGCATGATGCCTTCGGATCGAAAGCAGGTCCAGCGCATCCGCTCCCGCCTCGGCATGGTCTTCCAGAGCTTCAACCTGTGGCAGCACATGACGATCCTCGAAAACGTCATCGAGGCGCCGGTCCATGTGCTCGGCGTCAGGAAGGGCGAGGCGGTCGACCGGGCCGAGGCGCTTCTGCGCCGCGTCGGGCTTTACGAAAAGCGCGACGCCTATCCGGCCTTCCTTTCCGGCGGCCAGCAGCAGCGCGCGGCCATCGCAAGGGCGCTCGCCATCCAGCCCCATGTCATGCTCTTCGACGAGCCGACTTCCGCGCTCGATCCCGAACTGGTCGGCGAGGTGCTTTCCGTCATCGGCGATCTCGCCAGGGAGAAGCGCACGATGATCCTCGTCACCCACGAGATGAAGTTCGCGCGCAACGTGGCCAGCCATGTCGTGTTCCTGGCGGGCGGCGTTATCGAGGAACAGGGACCGCCCGACGAGATCTTCGGCGCGCCGAAATCCGAGCGGCTGAAGAAATTCATCAGCTCCATCCACTGAAGAACCAGAAAACCAACAGAGGGAAGACCATGAAGAATGCCTTGAAGACAATCGCCCTTGCCGCCGCCATCGGCCTTGCGGCCATTTCGGGCGCGGCGGCCCAGCAGGTTCGCGTCGGCTTCGCCGCCGAGCCCTATCCGCCCTTCACCTCGCCGGATGCCTCGGGCAACTGGGAAGGCTGGGAAGTGGACTTCATGAAGGCGATCTGTGCCGAAGCCAAGCTCGACTGCGTCGTCGCGCCGGTCGCCTGGGACGGCATCATCCCGGCGCTGACCTCCGGCAAGATCGACATGATCATCGGCTCCATGTCGATCACGCCCGAGCGCCTGCAGACCATCGACTTTTCCGACAAGTACTACAACACGCTGCCGGGCGTCATCGGTCCGAAGGACCAGAAGTTCGAGCCGACGCCCGAGGGCCTTGCCGGCAAGACGCTCGGCGTTCAGGTGGCGACCATCCACCAGGTCTATGCCAACAAGTACTTCGCCCCGGCCGGCGTGACGGTCAAGGAATACCAGACGCAGGACGAGGCCAACAACGACCTCGCCTCCGGCCGCATCGATGCGGTGCAGGCCGATTCCGTCGCCATGCTGGAATTCCTCAAGTCCGAGCAGGGCGCGGCCTGCTGCGACATGAAGGGCATGGTCAAGGACGATCCGGAAGTCCTCGGCCTCGGCGTCGGCGTCGGCCTGCGCAAGGGCGAGACGGAGCTGAAGGACAAGATCAACGCCGCCATCAAGGCGATCCGCGAGAACGGCACCTATGACGCGTTCTCCAAGAAGTACTTCGACTTCGACATCTACGGCGGCTGATTTCGCCCGCGGGGCGCTTGCCCCTCACCCAAACCCTCTTCCCGCAGGCGGGGAGAGGGGACGTGCCCAACGTAATGCCGGAGTCCCGGGAAACCGGTGCGGCATAGTCCCCTCGCCCCGCAGCCAAGGAGAAGGTGGCCGGCAGGCCGGATAAGGGGCGAGCCTCTCCCTGAAGAAACGCCGCGAGATTGACCTGAAGGAACCTGAAGCCCCATGGCCGACGCCGGATCGCTGATCAACTGGAGCCTGCTTGCCCTCGAACCGCCCGGCTGGGGCGGGGTTCTCCTCGCCGGGCTCTGGAACTCCGTCCAGATCGCGGTCGGCGGATATGCGCTCGGCCTCCTGCTCGGCACGGGCGGCGCCATGGGCAAGCTCTATGGCGGCCCGATCACGAAGGACCTGCTGGAGGTCTATACGACGCTGGTGCGGGCAGTGCCGGAACTCGTGCTGATCCTCATTCTCTATTATGCCGGCACGGACATGTTGAACCAGATCTCCGCCGCCCTCGGCTGGGGTGCGGTCGATATCAGCGGCCTTGCGGCGGGCATCTTCGTCATCGGCGTCGTGCAGGGCGCCTATTCGACCGAAGTGCTGCGCGGGGCAATCAAGGCGGTGCCGGCGGGGCAGATCGAGGCGGCGCGCGCCTATGGCATGTCGCCCACCCGGATCATGCGCCGCATCACGCTGCCGGCCATGTTGCCGCACGCCATCCCCGGCCTTTCCAACCTCTGGCTGATCGCCACCAAGGATACGGCCTTGCTGGCCGTCGTCGGCTTCAGCGAGCTGACACTGGTCACGCGCCAGGCGGCGGGCAGCACCAAGGCCTACCTTCTCTTCTTCTGCGCGGCCGGCGTGCTGTACCTGACCCTCACGCTGGTCTCGAACGTGCTGATCGGCTTCATCGAGCGCCGCTACAGGCGCGGCATGGCGGAGCCGGCATGATGAGCGACCAGACCGTTTCCGCCCTCGCGCTGACCGAACTGCCGACGAAGCGGAGCTTCTTCAAGCCGCACCGCATCGTGCTGATGGCCATTGCCGCCGCGCTCGTCTTCTCTGCCGTGTGGTTCATGCGCTGGGACTGGTTGCCGCGATATTCCGGGCGACTTGCCCATGGCGTTGGCGTCACCCTGCTGCTGCTGGCCGGCACCTCGATCCTCGGTTTCCTCCTCGCCGTGCCGATCGGCCTCGTGCAGGTGACGGGGCCGTGGCCGCTGAAGATGCTGGCGCGCGGCTTCTGCACGGTCGTGCGCGGCACGCCGCTGCTCCTGCAGCTCTGGCTGCTCTACTATGGCCTCGGCTCGCTCTTCCCGCAGTTTCCGGAGATCCGCAACTCGTTCCTCTGGCCCTATCTGCGCGAAGCCTGGCCCTACGGCATGGCGGCGCTGACCATATCCTTCGCCGCCTACGAGGGCGAAGTCATGCGCGGCGCCTTTGCCGGCGTGCCGCCGGGCGAGCTGGAGGCCGCCCGTGCCTATGGCATGGGCCGCTTCACCATGTTCCGCCGCATCTGGCTGCCGCGCGCCGTGCACCGCGCGCTGCCGACGCTGAACGGCGAGACGGTGCTCCAGTTGAAGTCGACGCCGCTCGTCGCGACGATCACGGTGATCGACGTCTACGCCGTCATCTCCAAGGTGCGGCAGGAGACCTATATCACCTACGAGCCGCTGCTGCTGCTGGCGCTCATCTATCTCTGCCTCACCGCCATTCTGGTGGTCGCCTTCCGCTATTTCGAGAGCAGGATCCCGACGCGCGGCGCCTGAAGAAACGGACGATGTCATGACGATCCACACGACCCTTCTCAATTCCATGCCGGAAATGGTGGCGATCCGCCGCGACCTGCACGAGCATCCGGAACTCGGCCTCGAGGAGGTCCGCACCTCCGAGGTCATCGCGCGCCATCTCGAAAGCTACGGCTACACGGTGACGCGCGGCCTTGCAAAGACCGGCCTCGTCGCGACGCTGACCAACGGGACGGGCCGCCGGTCCATCGGCATCCGCGCCGACATCGACGCGCTGCCGATCCACGAGGAGACCGGCCTTGCCTATGCCAGCAAGACGCCGGGCAAGATGCATGCCTGCGGCCATGACGGGCACACGGCCATGCTGCTCGGCGCGGCGAAGGCGATTGCCGGGCGCCGCAACTTCGACGGCACGGTGCATCTCATCTTCCAGCCGGCGGAGGAAAATTTCGGCGGGGCGAAGATCATGGTGGAGGAGGGGCTGTTCGACAGGTTCCCCTGCGACGCCGTCTTCGCGCTCCACAACGAGCCGAACCTGCCCTTCGGCCAGTTCGCGCTGCGGGAAGGCCCGATCATGGCGGCGGTGGACGAGGCGCGCATCACGGTGAACGGCGTCGGCGGCCACGGTGCCGAACCCCAGGAGACGCAGGACCCCATCGTCTGCGGCGCCTCCATCGTCATGGCGCTGCAGACCATCGTCTCGCGCAACATCCACCCGCTCGACCCGACCGTGGTGACGGTCGGTTCGTTCCATGCGGGCTCGGCCAGCAACATCATCCCCAGCCGGGCGGAGATCGTCGTCGGCATCCGCTCCTTCGACCCGGCGGTGCGCGACGAACTGGAGCGCCGCATCCGCCTGATCGCCGAGCGGCAGGCCGAGAGCTACGGCATGAGCGCCACGGTGAACTACCAGCGCTTCTACGACGCGACGATCAACCACAAGGCCGAGACCGATCTCGTGCGCGACCTTGCCGTGCGTTTTGCCGGGGCCGACAAGGTCGTCGATCTCGACCGCCCCTTCATGGGCAGCGAGGATTTCGCCTATATGCTGAAGGAGCGGCCGGGCACCTATTTCTTCCTCGGCGGCAGGAGCGGGCAAAACGACAGGTCGCTCCACCATCCCGGCTACAATTTCAACGACGACCTGCTGCCGGTCGGCGCCGCCTTCTGGACGGAGCTCGCCGAACACTATCTGCGGGCGGCCTGAGGCGGCCGCGGCGGAACGCCGGTGCTATGCACGGGTAGCCCGGGAAGGATGCAGGTGAGAATCGCCTCTGTCCTTCCGGTCGTGCAACCCGCCGGTTGACACATTCCTGTCACAATTGGACATGCGCCCGAAGGTCTTCGGGGCGATTATTTTTTACCGTCACACATTCGTGAAACTCTTGAAATCGTTGCGTTGCGTGTTAGCGCCGCAATGGTTAACGCGAACCGTTCGCCCTGCATTTTCTGCGTGCGCTTGCGCCGATGCGCCCAGAGGCGCGAAAATTTCCGGTTTCAAATCAGTAAGTTAAGCTTAGCATTTCTGCTTCGAAAAAACCGTCCGCCAAGACGGTTCGCACGCTTTTCACCTGGCGTGGTTGTGCGCCGTCAGGGCCATTTCCACTGTTCAAAAAACGTTGACAGTTGTTTCCAAAATGAGACCCTTGCGTCCCACAAATTGAGGGACCATCTTTAATTCACGAAAGCGGCACACCCCGCTTCCGGAAAGACAACCAAGGGAATGACGATGCCGGAACCGTTGACGCGAAGAGAGCAGTGAGCGCCCCCGAAATGGCCCGCCCCGCTACCGAGCAAGACCGCACCGCCGCTTCCACAGACACATATAGGAAAGGACGACCACAATGACCAAGACCCTCAACACCGCTTTCGCCGCAGCCCTCGCCGCTGCCTCCCTCTTCGGCGCCTCCGCCGCCTTCGCCGGTGGCGACTACTATGTCGGCGGTTCGCCGGACGCCGTGAAGCCCGTCGAGCACCAGCGCCTCGACCGGTTCCAGACGAACAGCATCGAAAACGGGCACGTCGTGATCAAGCGCCAGGCTTCCGTGCCGCAGCCCTATGACCGCGGCGACTATCGCCCGGCCGGCAACTATCAGGACTGATCACCGAAAACGGCATCCTCCCAGGACTTGCCCCCCAAACATTCAACCAGGAATACGACAATGACCAAGACCTTTAACGCCACCTTCGCCGCAGCCCTCGTCGCTGCATCCGTCTTCGGTGCCTCCACGGCCTTCGCCGGCGGTAACTACTATGTCGGCGGCTCGCCGGACGCCGTGAAGACCGAGACCCATGTCGACACCTTCCGCACGAACAGCGTCGACAGCAACGGCCACGTCGTGATCAGGCGCCAGGCTTCCGTGCCGCAGCCCTACGACCGCGGCGATTATCGCCCGGCCGGCAACTATCAGAACTGATCATCGGTACCCGCAGGCCCCGGGATCGGGGCCTGCCGACCCGAACCAAGGAATACGGAAATGACCAAGACCCTCACAACCACCTTCGCCGCCGCCCTCGTCGCGGCTTCCGCCTTCGGCGCTTCCACGGCCTTCGCCGGCGGCGACTACTATGTCGGCGGCGCGCCGGCTCCGGTCCAGTCGCAGAACGTCGACACGGTCCGCACGAACAGCATCGGCAGCAAGCACATCGTCAAGGGCCAGTCGGCCGAAGCCCAGCCCTACAACAGCGGCGACTATCGCTCGATGGCTCCGAACGCCAACCACTGATCGCCGGCGCATCGCCAATCCCCTCCCAAGATCTGAACCAAGGAATACGACAATGGCCAGGACCCTCAACACTGCTTTCGCGGCAGCCCTTGCCGCCGCCTCCGTCTTCGGCGCCTCCGCAGCTCTCGCCGGCGGCAACTACTATGTCGGCGGTTCGCCGGACGCCGTGAAGTCGCAGAACGTCGATACGTTCCGCACCCACAGCATCGGCAGCAAGCACGTCGTCTACAAGGACGTCGCTGCCGACTCCCAGCCGACCGACCGCGGCGACTACCGCACGATGGCTCCGGGCAACGCCAACTGATCCCTGGCGTTACCGGATGACCGAATAGATTTTATGCAAGGACAAGAACAATGACCTCCAACACCACTTTCGCAGCCGCCCTTCTGGCCGCCTCCGTCTTCGGTGCCTCGGCTGCCCTCGCCGCCCCGGGCGGCGACTATTTCCCGGGTGGCACCCGCCAGCCGGTCCAGGCCGAGCGCGTGGACAGCGTCCGCACGCACAGCATCGGCGACAAGCGCGTCCTCGTCCGCGACAACGCTGCCGACAGCCAGGGCGCAGCGCGCGGCGACTACCGTTCGGTTGCTCCGGTCAACGCCAACTGATCCCCGGACGCCGCCTCTCCCGGCGTCTTTTAAAGCTCCCGGCGGCAACGCCGGGAGCTTTGTTCGTTTCCGCCTCCTGCAAGCAAAATGCCGCACGCGGGCGATTGTCGCGCTGCGGCAACATGGGGCAGGGGGCGGGAATTGACCTTTGCCTGTTTCGGCCCAAATCTTTCCTGACGCAGCCGGGTCAATCGCGGCGGCTCAGAAAGGACGTGGCCGATGTTCGAAACGCTGGATGCAACGCTGCTCGCCCGGTTCCAGTTCGCCTTCACCGTCTCCTTCCACATCGTCTTTCCCGCCTTCTCCATCGGCCTTGCGAGCTATCTCGCCGTGCTGGAGGGCCTGTGGCTGTGGACGAAGGACGAGGTCTATTTCGCGCTCTTCAATTTCTGGAAGACGATCTTCGCGCTCGCCTTCGGCATGGGCGTCGTGTCGGGCATCGTCATGTCCTACCAGTTCGGCACGAACTGGAGCGTCTTTTCCGACAAGGCCGGGCCGGTCATCGGCCCGCTGATGGGCTACGAGGTGCTGACGGCCTTCTTCCTGGAGGCGGGCTTCCTCGGCGTCATGCTGTTCGGCCTCAATCGCGTCGGCCCGCGGCTGCATTTCTTCGCCACGCTGATGGTGGCCGTCGGAACGCTGATCTCGGCCACCTGGATCCTCGCCGCCAATTCCTGGATGCAGACGCCGGCCGGCTTTTCCGTCAACGCGGCGGGCCAGTTCGTGCCCACCGACTGGTGGGGGGTGATCTTCAACCCGTCCTTCCCCTACAGGCTCGTGCACATGGTGCTCGCCGCCTATCTCACCACCGCCTTCGTCGTCGGCGGCGTCGGGGCCTTCCACCTCCTGCGCGGCGATGCGCCGAAGCGGGCGAGGAAGATGTTCTCCATGGCGATGTGGATGGCGGCGCTCGTCGCGCCCATCCAGATATTCGCCGGCGACATGCACGGCCTCAACACGCTGGAGCACCAGCCGGCCAAGGTCATGGCGATGGAGGGCCACTTCCGGAGCCACCCGGACGGCGCGCCGCTCATCCTCTTCGGCCTGCCGAACGCCGCCGAGCAGCGCGTCGACTACGCCGTCGAGATCCCCAAGCTGTCGAGCCTCATCCTCAAGCACGACCTGAATGCGCCGCTGGCGGGCCTCGATACGGTGCCGCGCGAACTGCAGCCGCCGGTCGCGGTCGTGTTCTGGTCCTTCCGCGTCATGGTCGCCATCGGCTTTGCCATGCTCGGCCTCGGCCTGTGGTCGCTCTGGTGTCGCTGGCGCGGCACGCTCGGCGAGAACCGCTGGCTGCACCGCGCCGCCGTGCTGATGGGCCCCGCCGGCTTCCTCGCCGTGCTCGCCGGCTGGGTGACGACGGAGGTAGGCCGCCAGCCCTATACGGTCTACGGCCACCTGCTGACGGCCGATTCCGTCGCGCCCGTCGACGCGCCTGCCGTCGCGACCTCGCTGATCGCCTTCATCATCGTCTATTTCCTCGTCTTCGGCGCGGGCACCTTCTATATCCTGCGCCTGATGGGCCGCCTGCCGCGCGATCCGATGCCCGAAATGGAAGGCCCCATCCGCACGGCTGGCATCACGCCCGCCGCCGCCGTCGCCAGCAAAGCCGGGAGCCCGCATCATGGCGCTTGACCTTCCCTTCCTCTGGGCGGCCATCATCGCCTTTGCGGTGCTCGCCTATGTCATTCTCGACGGTTTCGACCTCGGCGTCGGCATCCTCTTTCCCTTCTTCAAGGAAAAGCACGACCGCGACGTGATGATGAATTCCGTCGCGCCCGTCTGGGACGGCAACGAGACCTGGCTGGTGCTGGGCGGCGGCGGGCTGATGGCCGTCTTCCCGCTCGCCTATGCGACCATCCTGCCGGCGCTCTACATGCCGCTCATCCTCATGTTGCTCGGCCTCATCTTCCGCGGCGTCGCCTTCGAATACCGCTGGCGCACCCGGCGTGGCGAGTTCCTCTGGGACATCGCCTTTGCCGGCGGCTCCATGGTGGCGGCCTTCATGCAGGGCGTGGCGCTCGGCGCGCTGGTGCAGGGCATTCCCGTCACGGGCCGCGCCTATGCCGGCGGCTGGTGGGACTGGCTGACGCCCTTCTCCGTTGCGACCGGCATCGCGCTGCTCGTCGGCTATGGCCTGCTCGGCGCCACCTGGCTGGTGATGAAGACCACCGGCGAGCTTGCCGCCCGCGCGCGCCGCCATGCCTTGCGTGCCGGCATCGGCACGCTGGCCGCCATGGGCGTCTTCAGCCTCTGGACGCCCTTCCTGGAGCCGCTCTATTTCGAGCGCTGGTTCGGCTGGCCGACGATCGTCTTCAGCCTGCTGGTGCCGCTGCTGGTGCTCGGCTGCTTCGCCATGCTGATCCAGGGCTTGAGGACCGAGCACGATTCGCGGCCGTTCATCGCCGCGCTCGGCCTCTTCGTGCTCGGCTTTGCCGGCATCGGCATCAGCTTCTATCCCTATATCGTGCCGGCCTCGCTGACGATCTGGGAGGCCGCGGCGCCTGAGGAAAGCCTTGCCTTCCTCATCGTCGGCGCGGTCGTGCTCGTGCCGATGATCCTCGGATACACCGCCTACGCCTACTGGGTCTTCCGCGGCAAGGTGGACCCGGAGGAAGGGTATCACTGATGGCGCGCAAGCTGCTGTGGTTCGCGGCCCTTTGGGCGGGCGGCGTTCTGGCGGTCGCCC
It encodes the following:
- a CDS encoding dimethylarginine dimethylaminohydrolase family protein; this translates as MTAYGSQEMSAPLKRVLMRRPGASLAAADPAKWHYGPTFDGARAVHQYKAFADLVEKSGTEIIWLEDDGDGLADAMFTHDPSLMSDHGAILLRMGKPLRVSETALHEKAYAERQIPILGRIEGDGTVEGGDCIWLDAKTLVVGRGVRTNQEGIDQLTKMLAPHGVAVLAYDLPLWQGEEACLHLMSVMSPLAKDLALVFAPLLPAAFYQLLKKRGVRLIEAPAEEFHASNGLSLNVLPTRPYEVIMVEGFPATRAAMEAAGCTVETFEADALCIACEGGPTCLTRPVLRRAA
- a CDS encoding TetR family transcriptional regulator C-terminal domain-containing protein encodes the protein MARRTFHRAPEAERRHDLIEATLDCIAEYGLQGATVRQIAIKAGVTAGLIRHYFQSKEHILQEAYRIVIARLTEKAERVTGDPETRLRDFIVINLTEPVANSRSLSLWASFISRVSVDPELAAIHREGYLGFRNALEGLLADFLTERGVDASPERCRQLAIAINGLLDGLWLEGCLAGELFGESELVGIALATIETLLGVPFKPAAN
- a CDS encoding 5-guanidino-2-oxopentanoate decarboxylase; amino-acid sequence: MTTKTVGEVLVDLLEANGVEVVFGIPGVHTVELYRGLAASKIRHITPRHEQGAGFMADGYARVSGKPGVALVITGPGLTNTITAMAQARQDSVPMLVISGVNKRDSLGHGRGLLHELPDQHGMMKTLALYSHTLLNPADLPLVVERAFAVLLSGRPGPVHIEIPTDVMAKPIETGSFPAAVATRPRADAETLQRAAILCTNASRPVILAGGGAVTAEEEIRDLAERIGAPVITTVNARGMLAGHPLRVPASPSLKAVRRLLADADLVVAFGTEFGPTDYDINADAGFPRLKTLIRVDIDAAQLARTPQSGLSIFSSAKTAAAGMLGFLEGHKAISEGAFRAEAARKAAWKELTPKMQTEIGVIDAIWRTLPKAIIVGDSTQAVYAGNYYCDAPRARSWFNAATGYGALGYAPPAAVGAALAEPDAPIICLVGDGGLQFSLSEIGSAADAGARVIFLVWNNDGYQEIENYMVEAGITPEGVKPSAPDFIAIGTAYGVPSERLADVKDLPAALERAAEREGPSLVEIHQTKTAGATA
- a CDS encoding pyridoxal phosphate-dependent aminotransferase, with the translated sequence MRYASITDRLQNLGSEKWAIHAEARRMKAEGKPVIELTIGEPDVAPDPTLLAEAVRAMHAGRYRYSNGRGEPAIVSALVRKYRERRSDVTAENVLCFPGTQTALFAVMLGLVEAGDAVLVGDPLYASYEGVIRSTGAQCVPVPLRPENGFHMKAADLEAAITPECRVLLLNTPHNPTGAVLTAEEIAEIGAVCRRHDLWIVCDEVYEQLVFHGTFASPFDNPDLAERTVVVSSISKSHAAPGFRSGWAIGPAEFCTRLLAVSETMLFGGQPFIADMTAYALDNPIPTAATMRQSYKARAARFAEALSRAPGLVPLPPEAGMFIVVDVSDTGMSGEDFAWALLREEFVAVMPGSSFGEQAEGFIRLSLTVPDGDIDEACRRVSALATRSMSPKERCA
- a CDS encoding ABC transporter ATP-binding protein, whose translation is MTERAEAIAVTDLHKRFGPLEVLKGVSLTAHEGDVIAIIGGSGSGKSTFLRCINMLELPSAGTVTIHGETIAMKKDGHGGMMPSDRKQVQRIRSRLGMVFQSFNLWQHMTILENVIEAPVHVLGVRKGEAVDRAEALLRRVGLYEKRDAYPAFLSGGQQQRAAIARALAIQPHVMLFDEPTSALDPELVGEVLSVIGDLAREKRTMILVTHEMKFARNVASHVVFLAGGVIEEQGPPDEIFGAPKSERLKKFISSIH